In Nicotiana tabacum cultivar K326 chromosome 17, ASM71507v2, whole genome shotgun sequence, one DNA window encodes the following:
- the LOC107806301 gene encoding eukaryotic translation initiation factor 3 subunit D translates to MVGFELGSVPFNADGWGPPDSSISVPNQISNAPFAPFSRSDKLGRIADWTRSLSNRPGSNSKQNPTDSAFDFSGDDSFATLAADEDSSFRLVDTAAKSHHHGQHRPKFNPRWRFNPHHNRSQLPQRRDEEVEARKREQEKERARRDRLYNLNRSGTNAGQRRESAVFKSSVDIQPEWNMLDQIPFSTFSKLSFSVPEPEDLLICGSLEFYDRSYDRITPKNERRLERFKNRNFFKVTTTDDPVIRRLANEDKATVFATDTILSTLMCAPRSVYSWDIVVQRVGNKLFFDKRDGSQLDLLSVHETSQEPLPDVKDDINSAHSLSVEAAYINQNFSQQVLIRDGKKLNYDEPNPFATEGEEVASVGYRYRRWKLDDDTFLVARCEVQSVVEVNNQRSFLTLNALNEFDPKYSGVDWRQKLETQRGAVLATELKNNANKLAKWTAQALLANADMMKLGYVSRVHPRDHFNHVILAVVGYKPKDFAAQINLNTSNMWGIVKSIVDLCMKLNEGKYVLVKDPTKPQVRIYEVPPDAFENDYVEEPLPEDEQVQPPTEDAQGAETNGAANEVEDKEISTEAA, encoded by the coding sequence ATGGTAGGTTTTGAACTTGGCTCCGTTCCATTCAATGCCGACGGATGGGGTCCACCAGATTCCTCCATCTCCGTACCAAACCAAATCTCTAACGCCCCCTTCGCTCCTTTCTCCCGCTCCGACAAGCTTGGTCGTATTGCCGACTGGACTCGGTCTCTTTCAAACCGACCCGGATCCAACTCCAAGCAAAACCCTACTGATTCCGCCTTCGACTTCTCCGGAGACGATTCATTCGCTACCCTCGCCGCCGACGAAGACTCCTCCTTCCGCCTCGTCGACACTGCCGCCAAATCCCATCACCACGGGCAACACCGCCCGAAATTCAATCCTAGGTGGCGGTTCAACCCTCACCACAACCGCTCTCAGCTTCCCCAGCGCCGCGACGAGGAAGTCGAGGCCCGAAAACGTGAGCAGGAGAAAGAAAGAGCTCGAAGGGACAGGCTGTACAATCTCAACCGTTCGGGAACAAACGCTGGCCAGAGAAGAGAATCTGCTGTGTTCAAATCATCAGTTGATATTCAACCTGAATGGAACATGCTCGATCAGATCCCGTTTTCGACTTTCTCGAAGCTTTCCTTCTCCGTTCCGGAGCCTGAGGATTTGCTGATCTGCGGTAGCCTTGAGTTTTACGACAGGTCCTACGATCGCATTACCCCGAAGAACGAACGTCGTCTGGAGAGGTTCAAGAACAGGAATTTCTTCAAAGTTACTACTACGGATGATCCTGTTATCCGGCGTTTGGCTAATGAGGATAAAGCTACTGTTTTCGCCACGGATACGATTTTGTCTACTTTAATGTGTGCTCCTAGGTCTGTTTACTCGTGGGATATTGTAGTTCAGCGTGTTGGAAATAAGTTGTTTTTCGACAAGCGTGATGGGTCCCAGCTGGATTTGCTCTCTGTTCATGAAACTTCCCAAGAACCATTGCCTGATGTGAAGGATGACATTAATTCGGCTCATTCGTTGAGTGTTGAGGCTGCTTATATCAATCAGAATTTCTCGCAACAGGTGCTGATAAGAGATGGGAAGAAGTTGAATTATGATGAGCCTAACCCGTTTGCGACTGAAGGGGAAGAGGTGGCGTCGGTTGGTTACAGGTACAGGAGGTGGAAGTTGGATGATGATACCTTTTTGGTGGCGCGATGTGAAGTACAGAGTGTGGTGGAAGTGAACAATCAGAGATCATTCTTGACTCTGAATGCGCTGAATGAGTTTGACCCTAAGTACTCGGGGGTTGATTGGAGGCAGAAGCTCGAGACACAAAGGGGTGCTGTGTTAGCTACTGAGTTGAAGAATAACGCGAATAAGCTCGCGAAATGGACTGCACAAGCTCTGCTAGCTAATGCTGATATGATGAAATTGGGTTATGTATCAAGAGTCCATCCTAGGGATCATTTTAACCATGTAATATTAGCTGTTGTTGGATATAAGCCTAAGGACTTTGCTGCACAAATCAATTTGAACACATCAAACATGTGGGGTATTGTGAAAAGTATTGTGGACTTGTGTATGAAGTTGAATGAAGGGAAATATGTGCTTGTTAAGGACCCAACCAAGCCACAGGTTAGGATTTATGAAGTCCCTCCAGATGCATTTGAGAATGACTATGTTGAGGAGCCATTGCCAGAAGACGAACAGGTTCAGCCTCCTACAGAGGATGCGCAAGGTGCTGAGACAAATGGGGCTGCAAATGAAGTAGAGGACAAGGAAATTAGCACTGAAGCTGCATAA